In a genomic window of Arachnia rubra:
- a CDS encoding alanine racemase, with amino-acid sequence MSVETPRLEIHIDRIAQNAAAVISQCGSSGIQVAAVTKVMQAHPALLRALEGSGCVMLADSRIDNLKRVAEAGMGLPTMLLRAPTPCNAPEAVRWADYSLISSRETAEALSGAAGWAGLRHKVVVMVDVGDLREGVWPDRAVDVVAGIAHLPHLEVAGLGTNLACFGGVVPTREKMEMLTGIRDECRSVTGHPLELVSGGNSANLPLLASGDMPDGINHLRIGEAIVLGRNVLDRSPWPGTRQDTVGLVAGVIELQRKPSVPVGETGQDAFGNTTHFTDRGLRLRAICDIGRQDVAPEAIEPIDPGIEVLGASSDHLIIDVTDARSPVAVGSEVRFLPSYGGLLSASTSPHIRKQAVRRH; translated from the coding sequence ATGAGCGTGGAGACACCCAGGCTTGAGATCCACATCGACCGGATCGCTCAGAATGCCGCCGCCGTGATCTCCCAGTGCGGCTCCAGCGGAATCCAGGTGGCGGCGGTCACCAAGGTGATGCAGGCTCACCCGGCTCTTCTCCGGGCGCTGGAGGGCTCGGGGTGTGTGATGCTGGCCGATTCCCGGATCGACAACTTGAAACGGGTCGCGGAGGCCGGCATGGGGCTGCCCACCATGCTGTTGCGGGCGCCGACTCCCTGCAATGCCCCTGAGGCGGTGCGCTGGGCTGACTATTCCCTCATCTCGTCACGTGAGACCGCGGAGGCGCTTTCAGGGGCCGCTGGCTGGGCTGGGTTGCGGCACAAGGTGGTGGTGATGGTCGACGTCGGTGACCTGCGTGAGGGAGTGTGGCCGGACCGTGCCGTCGACGTCGTCGCAGGCATCGCCCACCTGCCCCACCTGGAGGTGGCTGGTTTGGGAACCAATCTCGCGTGCTTCGGCGGGGTGGTGCCCACCCGGGAGAAGATGGAGATGCTGACCGGTATCCGTGACGAATGCCGCAGCGTCACCGGGCATCCCCTGGAATTGGTCTCCGGCGGCAACAGCGCAAACCTGCCGCTGCTGGCAAGCGGAGACATGCCAGATGGGATAAACCATTTGCGTATCGGGGAGGCCATCGTCCTGGGCCGCAATGTGCTGGACCGCTCACCCTGGCCTGGAACCCGGCAGGACACCGTGGGACTCGTGGCAGGGGTGATCGAGCTGCAACGCAAGCCGTCGGTGCCGGTGGGCGAGACCGGGCAGGACGCCTTCGGCAACACCACCCATTTCACCGACCGTGGCCTGCGGCTCCGTGCCATCTGTGACATCGGGCGTCAGGACGTCGCCCCGGAAGCCATCGAGCCCATCGATCCAGGCATAGAGGTGCTTGGAGCCAGCAGCGATCATCTGATCATCGACGTTACCGACGCCAGGTCCCCGGTCGCTGTCGGCTCTGAGGTGCGATTCCTACCCAGCTACGGAGGACTGTTGTCCGCCAGCACCTCCCCCCACATCCGGAAACAGGCCGTGCGGCGGCATTAG
- a CDS encoding glutamate mutase L, producing MRVVTTLEIGSTITKANAFCLEDGRFRHIGQGFAPTSVAQGDVTIGVDAAIRASGIEIDKTQVFVNSSAAGGLRMSVHGLTQGMTARAAREAALGAGAIVGLTTVGAIDSWDIEDLLEASPNIVLLAGGVDYGEKQIVVDNARMIAESGLQVPVIYAGNIALRRRVQDIFARNGVELMCADNVFPDVDVLQIEPVRALIHEVFNQHIVTAPGMARLTELSTFEILPTPGAVLLAAEIFADTLGDALVIDVGGATTDIHSVTNGSMEWTSRSIDPEPRAKRTVEGDLGVFVNARQVAAMAGEDGDGDRLEYLRAIPSDEREEDVTRWLAECAVEVGIRRHVGTVSDLFTPTGKKQIVRGKDLTAVRWIIGTGGALTRIPGGEEILGRIRLGAGARLMPPPEARILIDRDYRFSALGTLAQVYHEEVAATFADWVTSEVGEIPRVTGEEVPDV from the coding sequence ATGCGGGTCGTCACCACCCTCGAGATCGGGTCCACGATCACGAAGGCGAATGCTTTCTGCCTGGAGGACGGGCGGTTCAGGCACATCGGGCAGGGATTCGCCCCGACCTCCGTCGCGCAGGGAGACGTGACGATCGGTGTCGATGCCGCGATCCGGGCATCCGGCATCGAGATCGACAAGACGCAGGTTTTCGTCAACAGCTCTGCTGCCGGCGGGTTGCGGATGAGCGTGCACGGGCTCACACAGGGAATGACCGCCAGGGCCGCCAGGGAGGCGGCACTGGGCGCTGGTGCGATCGTGGGCCTGACCACCGTCGGGGCGATCGACTCCTGGGACATCGAGGATTTGCTTGAGGCGAGCCCCAATATCGTCCTGCTGGCGGGGGGAGTGGACTACGGCGAGAAACAGATCGTGGTCGACAACGCGAGGATGATCGCGGAGTCAGGGCTGCAGGTGCCAGTGATCTACGCCGGCAACATTGCCCTCCGGCGCCGGGTGCAGGACATCTTCGCGAGGAACGGTGTAGAGCTGATGTGCGCTGACAACGTCTTCCCCGACGTGGATGTGCTTCAGATCGAGCCAGTGCGCGCGCTGATCCATGAGGTCTTCAACCAGCACATCGTCACGGCTCCCGGCATGGCCCGGCTCACTGAGCTGTCCACCTTCGAGATCCTGCCGACCCCCGGGGCGGTGCTGCTGGCCGCTGAGATCTTCGCCGACACCCTTGGCGATGCCCTGGTGATCGATGTCGGCGGCGCCACTACAGACATCCACAGCGTCACCAACGGTTCCATGGAGTGGACGAGCCGCAGCATCGACCCGGAACCCAGGGCCAAACGCACCGTGGAAGGTGACCTCGGTGTCTTCGTCAATGCCCGGCAGGTGGCGGCGATGGCGGGTGAGGACGGTGATGGGGACAGGCTCGAGTATCTGCGGGCCATTCCCTCCGACGAGCGGGAGGAGGACGTCACCCGCTGGCTGGCTGAGTGTGCGGTCGAGGTCGGGATTCGCAGGCACGTTGGCACTGTCAGCGACCTGTTCACCCCGACGGGCAAGAAGCAGATCGTGCGTGGCAAGGACCTGACCGCGGTCCGCTGGATCATCGGCACTGGCGGTGCCCTGACGCGGATCCCCGGCGGGGAGGAGATCTTGGGCCGAATCCGTCTCGGCGCAGGGGCGCGGTTGATGCCACCTCCCGAGGCACGCATCCTCATTGACCGCGACTACCGGTTCTCTGCGCTGGGGACCCTGGCGCAGGTCTATCACGAGGAGGTTGCTGCCACCTTCGCCGACTGGGTGACCAGTGAGGTGGGAGAGATTCCCCGTGTCACTGGTGAGGAGGTGCCGGACGTATGA
- a CDS encoding amino acid permease, protein MSTENKVFDAGPDEKSEEGQELQRGLSNRHLQLIALGGAIGTGMFMGSSNTIHEAGPSSMLVYAVIGFFLYFMMRAMGEMLLSNLKYRSFRDIAEDLLGPAGGFIAGWTYWFAWVVAAMGDLAAITGYAQFWWPEVPKWLPAAVLAGTLLVLNLLAVKYFGEAEFWFALIKLVAVGALVVVAACLLFSGFVSPDGQPATVENLWNDGGFFPKGFGGFLRGFQIAFFAFVGLEIVGTAAAETKDPERNLPKAINAIPVRLALFYVLALAAITIVIPWREVVPGVSPFVSMFSLAGFGAAAHVMNFVLLTAAASSDNSGLYSTSRMAYGLALDGQAPQAFKKLSKRKVPRNALICSCALLMTGVVFQYTSEDIVQAFELVTTITAVLFLFIWAFIVVCYLVYRKKNPELHEKSVYKMPGGRVMCWVVLVFFAISLVILYFDEDKRAAVLWTPVWFLIIIPCYFINKKARGGKSASAQDVAQ, encoded by the coding sequence GTGAGTACTGAGAATAAGGTCTTCGATGCAGGCCCAGACGAGAAAAGTGAAGAAGGACAAGAGCTGCAGAGAGGTCTAAGTAACCGGCACCTTCAGCTGATTGCTCTTGGTGGAGCCATTGGCACCGGAATGTTTATGGGGTCTAGCAACACCATCCATGAAGCTGGCCCTTCAAGCATGCTTGTGTACGCCGTTATAGGATTCTTCCTGTATTTCATGATGCGCGCCATGGGTGAGATGCTCTTGTCGAATCTGAAATACCGCTCATTCCGTGATATTGCGGAGGATCTGCTCGGGCCGGCCGGCGGGTTCATTGCTGGATGGACCTATTGGTTTGCCTGGGTTGTAGCGGCCATGGGTGATCTTGCTGCCATTACGGGATATGCTCAGTTCTGGTGGCCAGAGGTTCCCAAGTGGTTGCCTGCTGCTGTGCTAGCGGGAACACTTCTAGTTTTGAACCTGCTGGCCGTGAAATACTTTGGCGAGGCTGAGTTCTGGTTTGCTCTGATCAAGCTGGTTGCTGTCGGCGCCTTGGTGGTGGTTGCGGCCTGTTTGCTGTTCTCTGGCTTCGTCTCGCCGGATGGGCAGCCCGCCACCGTCGAGAATCTATGGAATGACGGTGGGTTCTTCCCCAAGGGCTTCGGCGGGTTCCTGCGCGGCTTCCAGATTGCTTTCTTCGCCTTCGTTGGGCTTGAAATTGTTGGAACCGCAGCTGCGGAAACCAAGGATCCTGAGCGTAACTTGCCCAAAGCCATTAATGCGATTCCAGTGCGGTTGGCGCTGTTCTATGTGCTGGCGCTGGCGGCCATCACCATCGTCATCCCGTGGCGGGAAGTCGTTCCTGGTGTGAGCCCCTTCGTCTCAATGTTCTCTCTGGCAGGTTTTGGGGCAGCTGCTCACGTGATGAATTTTGTTCTGCTGACGGCTGCTGCCTCTTCGGATAACTCAGGCCTGTACTCGACCTCCCGGATGGCGTACGGGCTCGCACTTGATGGTCAAGCTCCCCAGGCTTTCAAGAAGCTGTCCAAGCGCAAAGTTCCTCGTAATGCATTGATCTGCTCCTGTGCGCTGCTCATGACGGGAGTCGTTTTCCAGTACACCTCTGAGGATATTGTGCAGGCCTTTGAGCTGGTCACCACTATCACGGCGGTCTTGTTCCTGTTCATATGGGCTTTTATCGTCGTCTGCTACCTGGTGTATCGGAAAAAGAATCCCGAGCTGCACGAGAAGTCTGTTTACAAGATGCCTGGCGGAAGGGTCATGTGCTGGGTTGTTCTGGTTTTCTTTGCGATCAGCCTGGTGATCTTGTATTTCGATGAGGATAAGCGGGCAGCCGTCCTCTGGACACCAGTTTGGTTCCTGATTATCATTCCCTGCTATTTCATCAACAAGAAGGCACGTGGCGGCAAGAGCGCCTCGGCTCAGGATGTTGCTCAATGA
- a CDS encoding WD40 repeat domain-containing protein, with amino-acid sequence MRDLLTWKVPPEASLLVVDQFEDLQHLDDDETEQLADILCQLPGHVVCVTGLNADAVGTVLRHPRLASFLATPVLIGPLTTAEYHQIIEAPARYHGRAVSPELVEVLIRDLHQYGYPDPGVVLPLLSNTLRHCWTASAGDTLTASSYLTSGGLWASLNDEAEAVLQALPPGGQQLVQRLMLSLVVVDAKQLLRRSIPFSSLSPQLVPVAEAFVASRLLSLREDQLSIAHEALLTRWHRLRSWVTQEEATLLVGRRIHMATRLWDEGGRKPEGLLPAEAVMWQSWSQSENAPVLTKDEREFIEASLATGRSHEAAQEAQLKRTRAQQHGALVIAAIAVVLAVVAAFLGVRSNGFAQQASTTARTAQAQQLALVSGQTRDTDPNEAAELAVASYRLEDNSQTRSSVIESAGTAAPQRVLGPTGNTMVATAPRDAAVLRGDSSGKLTLWRDGNLKTEPETIDTDGGQLFAVQPVLQDGRRLVIVAGQRTASVWDLTRAPRKLGEWATPGVTSYSTAWQGRVALIGNLHGEVLRINLEKPDHPEVLSTLQLGEDVAVMALTATPDLVAAGGPRGRLALFDSSGAALPDVQVGGQILSLDVSEDNTEILAGSSASNALLLGISGTSAQVARELPMKSGVHAVKHLGDRVVLGGSQGEAVVMDKTGQTIESSPVRSVITSIARGADGFLTGATDGTVALWRPPPVLLGSNGVKMHDVRQAGGRLIITTAAGPRVLDATTPGAHEMTVAPSPDGTGYLSHAASDATGRTLVTQSDDGKVVVLGANGDGYSVEQVIDETRAVIDLVISPDGRHLAIGHRSQAGYHLYRRTETGWSLQGSLHAWPGGLAFNSDGTLAAAMSADGTGFVVAAITDAGPEIRAEASLPGHLVPCTFDFSPSGQLAVGALNGEISLIDLADPASPQVSARLSDAHVSLERLRFSTDGTHLLATSVEGDLWAWETTPDAPALSLHIEHPAASIAGADFADGRLLLALSDGTAVSWPGEGAAAAADLCSRLGDPLTPQEWSRLAPGVPFMNGCS; translated from the coding sequence GTGCGCGACCTCCTCACCTGGAAGGTGCCCCCGGAGGCGAGCCTGCTGGTCGTCGACCAGTTTGAGGATCTCCAGCACCTCGACGACGACGAGACTGAGCAGCTCGCCGACATCCTGTGCCAGCTGCCCGGCCATGTGGTCTGCGTGACCGGCCTCAACGCGGACGCGGTTGGCACTGTCCTGCGGCATCCCCGCCTGGCGTCCTTCCTGGCCACACCGGTCCTGATAGGCCCCCTAACGACTGCTGAATACCATCAGATCATCGAGGCCCCAGCGCGGTACCACGGCCGCGCGGTCTCCCCCGAACTGGTCGAGGTGCTGATCCGTGACCTGCACCAGTACGGCTATCCCGACCCGGGGGTCGTACTGCCGCTGTTGTCAAACACGCTGCGCCACTGCTGGACCGCTTCAGCCGGAGACACCCTGACAGCCTCCAGCTATCTCACATCGGGCGGGCTGTGGGCCTCGCTGAACGACGAGGCCGAGGCCGTGCTGCAGGCCCTTCCGCCCGGCGGTCAGCAGCTGGTCCAGCGGCTCATGCTGTCGCTGGTGGTCGTGGACGCGAAACAGCTGCTGCGCCGCTCGATCCCGTTCAGCTCGCTATCGCCACAGCTGGTCCCGGTGGCAGAGGCGTTCGTGGCATCACGTCTCCTCAGCCTCAGGGAGGACCAGCTGAGCATCGCTCATGAGGCCCTGCTGACCCGCTGGCACCGGCTGCGTAGCTGGGTCACGCAGGAAGAGGCCACGCTGCTGGTTGGGCGGCGGATCCACATGGCGACGCGGCTCTGGGATGAGGGCGGACGGAAACCAGAGGGCCTGTTGCCCGCGGAGGCCGTGATGTGGCAGTCCTGGTCGCAAAGCGAGAACGCCCCTGTCTTGACGAAGGATGAGCGCGAGTTCATTGAGGCCTCGCTGGCCACAGGCCGCAGCCACGAGGCCGCGCAGGAAGCCCAGCTGAAGCGCACCCGCGCCCAGCAGCATGGCGCCCTGGTGATTGCAGCCATCGCCGTGGTCCTGGCTGTGGTGGCGGCTTTCCTCGGCGTCCGTTCCAATGGATTCGCCCAGCAGGCAAGCACCACCGCCAGAACGGCCCAAGCCCAGCAGCTGGCCCTCGTCTCAGGCCAGACCCGGGACACCGACCCCAATGAGGCCGCCGAGCTGGCCGTCGCATCATACCGGCTGGAGGACAACTCCCAGACACGTTCGTCTGTGATCGAGTCGGCGGGCACAGCGGCTCCACAGCGGGTCCTCGGCCCCACGGGAAACACCATGGTGGCGACCGCACCGAGAGACGCCGCCGTCCTACGGGGAGACAGCAGTGGAAAGCTGACCCTGTGGCGGGACGGCAACCTGAAGACCGAACCCGAGACCATCGACACCGATGGGGGGCAGCTCTTCGCGGTGCAGCCGGTGTTGCAGGATGGCCGCCGCCTCGTGATCGTCGCCGGCCAGCGCACGGCATCGGTGTGGGACCTGACCCGCGCTCCTCGGAAACTGGGTGAGTGGGCCACACCGGGCGTCACCTCATACAGCACGGCCTGGCAGGGCAGGGTGGCGCTGATAGGGAACCTGCACGGCGAGGTGCTGCGTATCAACCTGGAGAAGCCGGACCACCCTGAGGTCCTGAGCACCCTCCAGCTCGGAGAGGATGTTGCCGTCATGGCCCTGACCGCCACGCCCGATCTCGTGGCCGCGGGTGGTCCCCGGGGCCGGCTGGCGTTGTTCGACTCCTCGGGAGCCGCTTTGCCGGATGTCCAGGTGGGTGGGCAGATCCTCTCCCTCGACGTCTCCGAGGACAACACTGAAATCCTGGCTGGAAGCAGCGCCTCGAACGCTCTGCTGCTCGGCATCTCTGGGACCTCTGCGCAGGTCGCGCGGGAGCTTCCCATGAAATCGGGGGTGCACGCGGTCAAGCACCTGGGAGACCGCGTGGTCCTGGGCGGCTCCCAGGGTGAGGCCGTCGTCATGGACAAGACGGGCCAGACCATCGAGAGCAGTCCCGTGCGCAGCGTCATCACGAGTATCGCCAGGGGTGCCGACGGATTCCTGACCGGCGCCACCGACGGGACTGTGGCCCTGTGGCGGCCGCCGCCGGTCCTGCTGGGTAGCAACGGCGTCAAGATGCATGATGTCCGACAGGCCGGAGGCAGGCTGATCATCACCACGGCCGCTGGCCCGCGGGTTCTGGATGCCACCACCCCGGGAGCCCACGAGATGACGGTGGCGCCCTCCCCCGACGGCACCGGCTACCTGTCGCACGCCGCCTCAGATGCCACGGGGAGAACCCTGGTGACGCAGTCAGATGACGGAAAGGTGGTGGTGCTAGGCGCCAACGGTGATGGCTACAGCGTGGAGCAGGTCATCGATGAAACCCGGGCGGTGATCGACCTTGTCATCTCTCCGGATGGCAGGCACCTGGCGATCGGCCACCGGAGCCAGGCCGGCTATCACCTGTATCGCAGGACAGAGACCGGCTGGTCCCTTCAGGGCAGCCTGCACGCATGGCCGGGTGGGCTAGCGTTCAACTCTGATGGCACGCTTGCGGCGGCCATGAGCGCCGACGGCACGGGATTCGTCGTGGCGGCGATCACCGATGCGGGTCCCGAGATCCGTGCCGAGGCGAGCCTGCCTGGGCATCTGGTGCCATGCACCTTCGATTTCTCTCCCTCTGGCCAGCTGGCCGTCGGGGCCCTCAACGGGGAGATCTCGCTCATCGACCTGGCCGATCCGGCCAGCCCGCAGGTGTCGGCCCGGCTCTCCGACGCTCATGTCTCCTTGGAGAGACTGCGTTTCAGCACCGACGGCACTCATCTGCTGGCCACGAGTGTGGAAGGCGACCTATGGGCCTGGGAGACAACACCAGATGCCCCAGCGCTGAGCCTGCACATCGAGCACCCGGCGGCCTCTATCGCCGGTGCTGATTTCGCGGATGGCCGGCTCCTGCTGGCGCTCTCGGACGGTACGGCGGTCTCGTGGCCCGGCGAGGGAGCCGCTGCCGCAGCCGACCTGTGCTCCCGGCTCGGCGATCCGTTGACGCCCCAGGAATGGAGCCGCCTCGCCCCCGGGGTGCCTTTCATGAACGGCTGCTCCTGA
- a CDS encoding MATE family efflux transporter has translation MPQSLNRQILELALPAFAALVAQPLFVMADTAIVGQLGTEPLAGLGVGSTLTLAMVGAFIFLAYGSTATVARLMGAGRQQEAVESGIQAMWLAVVLGMGIGVVSWGFAPQLAAWLGASGAVLEQAIAYLRWSLPGLPGMFLVLAATGTLRGMADGRTPMLLAIGAAVLNLLGDVLLVFGFGMGIAGSGAATALAETLMGLAAAGVVLRGAGRVGAARRPRAAGMRTSLLVGIPLLIRTLAFRAALLLTLWTAARYGEVALAAHQVGFTIWSFLQYVLDALAIAGQTLIGQALGASRPEEARALARRMTWWSLCAGVVLGVVTLLVRQPLAALFSPDRDVREAVAAVLVVVGCTLVIASWVTLFDGVLIGAGDGPYLAWASIITLVVYAPMILAVAWYAPAGIPGLTWLWLAFSLGFMGVRALTLWWRERSDAWLVAG, from the coding sequence GTGCCGCAATCTTTGAATCGTCAGATCCTGGAGTTGGCGCTGCCTGCGTTCGCGGCGCTGGTAGCCCAGCCTCTGTTCGTCATGGCCGACACCGCGATCGTCGGGCAGCTCGGCACGGAGCCCTTGGCCGGCCTGGGCGTTGGCTCTACCTTGACGCTGGCAATGGTCGGGGCGTTCATCTTTCTCGCCTACGGTTCCACAGCGACCGTGGCGCGCCTGATGGGTGCCGGGCGGCAGCAGGAGGCGGTGGAGTCTGGGATTCAGGCCATGTGGCTGGCTGTGGTCCTGGGGATGGGCATCGGCGTGGTCTCCTGGGGTTTCGCCCCGCAGCTGGCGGCCTGGCTCGGAGCGAGTGGTGCCGTCCTTGAGCAGGCGATCGCCTATCTCAGATGGTCGCTGCCGGGATTACCGGGGATGTTCCTGGTGTTGGCTGCCACGGGAACGTTGCGTGGCATGGCCGATGGCCGCACCCCGATGCTGCTGGCGATCGGGGCCGCTGTCCTGAACCTTCTCGGGGACGTCCTCCTGGTGTTCGGGTTCGGCATGGGAATCGCAGGCTCGGGGGCCGCGACCGCACTGGCCGAGACCCTGATGGGGCTGGCGGCAGCTGGGGTCGTGCTGCGTGGGGCGGGGCGGGTTGGGGCGGCACGGCGCCCTCGGGCCGCGGGTATGAGGACGAGTCTTCTGGTCGGGATCCCATTGTTGATCCGTACCCTGGCCTTCCGCGCCGCATTGTTGCTGACGCTATGGACAGCGGCCCGCTACGGCGAGGTAGCACTGGCTGCGCACCAGGTGGGGTTCACCATCTGGAGTTTCCTGCAGTACGTCCTGGATGCGTTAGCCATCGCAGGGCAGACCCTGATCGGGCAGGCTCTCGGTGCGTCCCGGCCTGAGGAGGCCCGGGCGTTGGCGCGCCGGATGACCTGGTGGTCGCTGTGTGCCGGGGTCGTCCTGGGGGTCGTGACGCTGCTGGTGCGGCAGCCGCTGGCGGCGCTGTTCTCCCCGGACCGGGATGTGCGCGAGGCAGTGGCGGCAGTGCTGGTGGTGGTCGGCTGCACGCTGGTGATCGCCTCGTGGGTGACCCTGTTCGACGGGGTCCTGATCGGCGCCGGGGATGGCCCCTACCTGGCCTGGGCGAGCATTATCACGCTCGTCGTCTATGCACCGATGATCTTGGCCGTGGCCTGGTACGCGCCCGCGGGCATACCGGGACTGACCTGGTTGTGGCTGGCGTTTTCGCTGGGCTTCATGGGGGTCCGGGCCTTGACGCTGTGGTGGCGGGAACGCTCAGACGCCTGGCTCGTCGCCGGCTGA
- a CDS encoding dihydrolipoyl dehydrogenase family protein: MDDSTKHLNLEADLLVIGWGKAGKTLARDLASAGKRVVLVERDDSMAGGTCINVACVPTKTLVNLAERRGEQAPDEYLPKAIASRDALIDKLRAANHAMLASLETVTLVSGEARFIGPHEVRVQAGSETLDISAEAVVINTGTSPAMPDIPGINGESVYDSTTIQHIAGGRVPPSLTIIGGGFIGLEFASMFAAFGSAVRILERGSTFLPALDDDVREAVVTTLADRGIEIVTDAPVSAIEDDGRQVVCGAGTFETDAVLVAVGRKPETAALDLPAAGIETNERGFIVVDDQLRTSADGVWAVGDVNGGPQFTYVSLDDYRIVKDQLVGDSHRSRADRKAIPTTTFITPPLAQVGLSEREATAQAVTYLVASKPVAQIAAMPRPKTLGETHGLIKVLVAPGTDEILGATIFSVDAQEVINLVALAMRNGVTASQLRDGIWTHPSTTEAFNEVLAGLHTP; the protein is encoded by the coding sequence ATGGATGATTCAACCAAACATCTGAACCTGGAGGCCGACCTTCTGGTCATCGGCTGGGGTAAGGCAGGCAAGACCCTGGCCCGCGACCTGGCCTCCGCGGGTAAACGGGTCGTGCTGGTGGAGCGCGATGATTCGATGGCCGGCGGCACCTGCATCAATGTTGCCTGCGTTCCGACCAAGACCCTGGTGAATCTCGCGGAACGCCGCGGGGAGCAGGCCCCGGATGAGTACCTGCCAAAGGCCATCGCATCCCGTGACGCCCTGATAGATAAACTCCGCGCCGCCAACCATGCGATGCTCGCCAGTTTGGAGACTGTCACCCTCGTCAGCGGTGAGGCGCGCTTCATCGGCCCGCACGAGGTGAGGGTCCAGGCCGGTTCCGAGACCCTCGATATCAGCGCGGAGGCGGTGGTGATCAACACCGGTACCTCTCCTGCGATGCCTGACATCCCAGGTATCAACGGTGAGTCCGTCTACGACTCGACCACCATCCAACACATCGCTGGCGGCCGGGTTCCCCCGAGCCTGACGATCATCGGAGGCGGCTTCATCGGACTCGAGTTCGCGAGCATGTTCGCCGCCTTCGGTTCAGCGGTACGGATCCTGGAACGTGGTTCAACCTTCCTGCCTGCCCTGGATGATGACGTGCGTGAGGCTGTGGTCACCACCCTGGCCGACCGCGGCATCGAGATCGTCACCGACGCTCCCGTCTCCGCCATCGAGGACGACGGTAGGCAGGTGGTCTGCGGCGCAGGCACGTTCGAGACCGACGCGGTGTTGGTGGCCGTTGGCCGTAAGCCGGAGACCGCTGCGCTGGATCTGCCCGCTGCCGGGATCGAGACTAACGAGCGGGGCTTCATCGTCGTAGATGATCAGCTGCGCACTAGCGCCGACGGCGTCTGGGCGGTGGGTGACGTCAATGGAGGTCCACAGTTCACCTACGTCTCCCTTGATGACTACCGGATTGTCAAGGACCAGCTCGTCGGTGACTCACACCGGTCCCGGGCCGACCGAAAAGCTATCCCGACCACGACTTTCATCACTCCCCCGCTGGCGCAGGTGGGGCTGAGTGAGCGTGAGGCCACTGCCCAGGCAGTCACCTACCTAGTGGCGTCGAAACCTGTCGCGCAGATCGCGGCCATGCCCCGCCCCAAGACCCTGGGCGAGACTCACGGCCTGATCAAGGTCCTGGTTGCGCCCGGCACCGACGAGATACTCGGTGCGACCATCTTCAGCGTCGATGCCCAGGAGGTCATCAACCTGGTGGCGCTGGCCATGAGGAATGGGGTGACCGCCTCACAGCTGCGCGACGGGATCTGGACCCACCCGTCGACTACAGAGGCGTTCAACGAGGTCTTGGCCGGGTTGCACACGCCCTGA